Within Vigna unguiculata cultivar IT97K-499-35 chromosome 2, ASM411807v1, whole genome shotgun sequence, the genomic segment AGGATCCTTCTTGGTTGTGGAGTTGGCTTTGCTAATCAGGTATAccctttttcatcttttctttaagcgcagtgattatatatatatgtatagaaTAAGAGTTATATATTTAGTTTCAAAACGTCAATTTGAACTACGTGGTATACTCATACGTAGTAGTCACTAATTTGAGTTAAATGAGTCCGTGTTGACTAACTATGCTACTGTTGCTATAGGTTATAGGTTGTAGTCGAAAATAAATGTTGCGCATGCATGTGTCACTTTGTCATTGATTGCTGTATGTAGAAAATACTACTTTGAAATCATGTACATGAAATGTTttgtttcgttttttttttgaagattaaaaatatttttgttttttatgaatCGGTATCAGGAAGAAAAtaatcacaatatatatatagattttttgttttatgaaaatGACATTTCAAGAAAAACTTTAGGATATGGTTTTGTTGTCTGGGGAGTTTAAACgaagatattatttttacatagtGGTTATGTTTTACGCGTTACGTAGTCAAGATTCCTGTGTGTCCCTTTCGTCTAAAGACAAAAATTAGTATATTCAGTTCTTATTTAGTATGCATTGCGTGTATCTATATTCTATATAGAGAGAGAACATGGCCGACCTATGAATTTATATTAGGTTAAGaatttaatatacataaaaattcaATGGCTTTGAGTATATGTCCCACAACTACTTGTGGATTGTCATGTGCCAGACTTTTCTCAcaattcttaatatttttttctgttacTCCTAATAGTTAACCACCCATCAATTTTTTCAATCCAGTTTCACCaccttttatacttttaaatatcCTTACCATTGGACGTTTAAGGCACTTGTGACAAGgacccttttttttttactatattttataattgttagtTTTGTCACCTTGGTACAATTGTTTGTAGCTTCCAATTTTGAAATAAGGTTCCTTTGCGTGAATCAATTTAAAAGTCCTCGGCCTTTTCgcttttgaaaaatttaaaaggttCCATTTTTCCGTCATTCTTTACTCTTTTAGTCACAAATTtggaccttttttttttttttttctattccttacgtgtgtgtgtatgtacataataattgttgaattaaaataaagtcTTACCGTGTATTATTCTTGTTTGAATTTGATGACAGGCCGTGCCAGTGTTCCTTTCGGAGATCGCACCTTCAAGAATTCGAGGAGCATTGAATATACTGTTCCAGCTGAATGTCACCATTGGCATTCTATTTGCCAACCTTGTCAACTATGGCACCAACAAGTAAGTACTTTTTACGTTTCTTCGAttgagtggttcattgggttTGGAAAAGTAGCCCAATCAGATGATGTTGGGAAAGAGTAAGTTAGTATTGAAGTCAAAATAGCAgtcccccagattttattttttttccagtGTTGACTTAACTGGTGCTCGAGTTTCATCACAAGTAATAGTTATCAAAATGAAGTAGTGAATAATAATAGTACGGGTGATACCGGTCAAAATTGTTAACCTGGTGGACGTAACAGTTGAATAAGGACAATGATTTGTATGACTTTTATGTTTAATCACCGTAAGCAAAGTTATAGCCCATGCTTGCTTCTCTGAGTGAGTTATTTGCTAACGAGACAAGTGTCAATTCAGTGTTTGGCCATCAAGCATATGTTTTGAGTCATTGGTCAAAGCCACATGCTTCAGAAAAAAATGGACTAAAATACTGCGGAGGATTTCAGGCGTTGAACCTACTTCtctttctcataaaatatttaaaacaaatatcatGTTTTCAACAGTGACGTCTTCAACAGTTGAACTAGGGTCCAAGATTTTTGTCACCCATGTCAGTAAAGGCCCACGTGTTCCAGGCCCAAACTTTTAGGCTTCCCAATTTTTCACAGTTTTTTCAACACTTTTCAGTTCATATCTATTTTAGAAATGCATGGTAAGCTAGTACTGAGGAAATCACTcatacaaagtaaaaaaaaaaaacatcacgGGCATTCATTCAGGAggattttttgtgaaaaatcaatGTCGGTGAATGAATGATTATGTTCTGTCGTAAAATGATTGCTAATGTTTGCAGACATAATAAGTAAATTCTGAATTTTATGTTTCTGTGTTTTGGAGTTGTGTTCACTGACTATGTTTCTGGAACAACAGAATCAAAGGTGGATGGGGTTGGAGGCTATCTCTGGGGTTGGCCGGAATCCCAGCACTTCTGCTGACCGTAGGAGCCTTGTTGGTGGTGGACACCCCCAACAGTCTCATCGAACGTGGTCGTTTGGAAGAAGGAAAAGCTGTGCTCAAAAAGATTCGTGGCACCGACAACGTTGAACCTGAGTTTTTGGAGCTGGTTGAGGCAAGTCGTGTGGCTAAAGAGGTGAAGCACCCTTTCAGGAATCTCCTCAAACGCAAAAACAGACCACAGCTTGTCATCTCCATTGCGCTCCAGGTAACTAATAACTCTCAGAACAAACACGTAAACAGTTTTAGATTTAGTTGAAacatataacataacataactcATTCATCTGTTGAAACAGATATTCCAACAATTCACGGGCATCAACGCAATCATGTTTTATGCTCCGGTGCTGTTCAACACGGTAGGATTCGGGAGCGATGCAGCCCTCTATTCCGCCGTGATAACCGGTGCTGTCAACGTGCTCTCCACCGTTGTTTCTATCTACTCCGTCGACAAACTGGGACGTCGTCTTCTGTTGCTGGAAGCTGGTGTGCAGATGTTTCTGTCTCAGGTGGTGATAGCCGTCATATTGGGAATAAAGGTGAAGGACGATTCCAACGACCTTTCGAAAGGTTTTGCAGTGCTGGTGGTGGTTTTGGTGTGCACTTTCGTGTCTTCTTTTGCATGGTCTTGGGGTCCTCTCGGGTGGCTTATTCCCAGTGAGACTTTCCCATTGGAGACTCGTTCCGCCGGACAGAGTGTCACCGTTTGCGTCAACTTGCTCTTCACCTTCGTCATTGCGCAAGCCTTCCTCTCCATGCTCTGCCACTTCAAGTTCGGCATCTTCTTGTTCTTTTCTGGGTGGGTCTTGATCATGTCTGTGTTCGTGCTTTTCTTGGTACCCGAGACAAAGAATGTCCCTATTGAAGAGATGACGGAGAGAGTGTGGAAGCAACACTGGTTCTGGAAGAGGTTCATCGATGATGATTACACTGCTGATGAGAAAGTGGCCAATGTGTCTAATGGATTTGATCCAGCTTCTGTGTTGTAGATTACGGTCACTCACCCAATCATTTGCCTTCTCAAATTACCAGTATTTTAGGATATAGAGAATCACTCTGGGCTTGTTACAGCTAATAACCAagttcttttttgtatttttatttcccCCTCAAACACCTGCAACTTTTTAACCAGTTAAATCAAACACTATTATTCCTGTTT encodes:
- the LOC114173819 gene encoding sugar transport protein 13, with product MAGGGFTSGASGVEFEAKITPIVIISCIMAATGGLMFGYDVGVSGGVTSMPPFLKKFFPTVYRKTVEEKDLGSNYCKYDNQGLQLFTSSLYLAGLTATFFASYTTRRLGRRLTMLIAGFFFICGVVLNAAAQDLAMLIVGRILLGCGVGFANQAVPVFLSEIAPSRIRGALNILFQLNVTIGILFANLVNYGTNKIKGGWGWRLSLGLAGIPALLLTVGALLVVDTPNSLIERGRLEEGKAVLKKIRGTDNVEPEFLELVEASRVAKEVKHPFRNLLKRKNRPQLVISIALQIFQQFTGINAIMFYAPVLFNTVGFGSDAALYSAVITGAVNVLSTVVSIYSVDKLGRRLLLLEAGVQMFLSQVVIAVILGIKVKDDSNDLSKGFAVLVVVLVCTFVSSFAWSWGPLGWLIPSETFPLETRSAGQSVTVCVNLLFTFVIAQAFLSMLCHFKFGIFLFFSGWVLIMSVFVLFLVPETKNVPIEEMTERVWKQHWFWKRFIDDDYTADEKVANVSNGFDPASVL